Proteins found in one Serratia plymuthica genomic segment:
- a CDS encoding DMT family transporter, translated as MKVNTRGVVQMTLAMVISGTVGWPVIALGQPAATVVFWRCAFGALAMLIACALLGLLKKGMLTRRQAAVAVLGGMALVLNWTLLFGAYAHASIAVATVTYHVQPFMLVGLGVLFFGEKLTANKLGWLLLAFGGMLLIITGRPGAGGLGSDYVIGVLLALGAAFMYAVAAAIVKGLKTVPPHLIVLIQLSVGVVVLAPFAGLAHLPSTANAWLLLATIGLVHTGLMSSLLYGAIQKIPTSLVGALSFIYPLVAIIVDWAVFGHRLSLMQLLGAAAILTAAAGMNFGWRVMRAGKTARTAERQ; from the coding sequence ATGAAGGTAAACACCCGCGGCGTAGTACAGATGACTCTGGCGATGGTGATCTCCGGCACCGTCGGCTGGCCGGTGATCGCACTGGGGCAACCGGCGGCGACGGTGGTTTTCTGGCGCTGCGCGTTTGGCGCCCTTGCGATGTTGATCGCCTGCGCCCTGCTCGGCCTGCTGAAAAAAGGCATGCTGACCCGCCGCCAGGCCGCCGTGGCGGTACTGGGCGGCATGGCGCTGGTGCTGAACTGGACGCTGCTGTTTGGCGCTTATGCCCATGCCTCTATCGCCGTAGCCACGGTGACCTATCACGTGCAGCCCTTTATGCTGGTCGGGCTGGGCGTGCTGTTCTTTGGCGAGAAACTGACGGCGAATAAACTGGGTTGGCTGCTGCTGGCCTTTGGCGGCATGCTGCTGATTATTACCGGCCGCCCCGGCGCGGGCGGTTTAGGATCGGATTACGTTATCGGCGTACTGTTGGCGCTGGGCGCCGCGTTTATGTATGCGGTGGCGGCGGCGATCGTCAAAGGGCTAAAAACCGTGCCGCCGCATTTGATCGTGTTGATCCAGCTCAGCGTCGGGGTAGTCGTGCTGGCGCCGTTCGCCGGCCTGGCCCACCTACCGTCAACGGCCAATGCCTGGCTGCTGCTGGCGACTATCGGCCTGGTGCATACCGGGCTGATGTCTTCGCTGCTGTACGGCGCGATCCAGAAAATCCCCACCAGCCTGGTCGGCGCGTTGTCGTTCATCTACCCGCTGGTGGCGATCATCGTCGACTGGGCGGTATTCGGGCACCGCCTCAGCCTGATGCAGCTATTGGGCGCTGCCGCCATTCTGACTGCCGCGGCGGGCATGAACTTTGGCTGGCGGGTGATGCGCGCGGGTAAAACCGCCCGCACGGCGGAGAGGCAGTAA
- a CDS encoding LysR family transcriptional regulator, with protein MGKLNLDQLQTFALVVRQGSFSAAGDVLGLSQPAVSLQIRQLEQRLQVRLLERVARRVRPTSAGEALLEHISRINAAVDNALSDMAGHAQEIAGTLTLGTGATACIHLLPTLLRELKQAYPLLNVGVRTGNTDDMVKAVEENRIDIALVTFPANGRSLQLTPLLQDEFAVIFPADSPDLPATFTPHTLGALPWVAFESGSSTRRLIDGWFLGAGVKPVPIMELGSIEAIKEMVAAGLGYSIVPRMALSGIRGDSLTPALERTLGIVLRQDKPLSRALQKVIASLHALKK; from the coding sequence GTGGGCAAGCTTAATTTGGACCAGCTTCAGACCTTTGCTTTGGTGGTGAGGCAAGGGAGTTTTTCCGCCGCAGGGGACGTACTGGGGCTGAGCCAGCCCGCGGTCAGCTTGCAAATCCGGCAATTGGAACAGCGGCTGCAAGTTCGGCTGCTGGAGCGGGTCGCCAGGCGCGTACGGCCGACGTCCGCCGGTGAGGCGCTACTGGAACACATAAGCCGCATCAATGCGGCGGTGGATAATGCGCTGAGCGACATGGCCGGCCACGCGCAGGAGATTGCCGGCACCCTGACCCTGGGCACCGGTGCCACGGCCTGTATCCATCTGCTGCCGACGCTGCTGCGGGAGTTGAAACAGGCTTATCCTTTGTTGAACGTCGGGGTTCGCACCGGCAACACCGATGACATGGTGAAAGCGGTGGAAGAAAACCGCATCGACATCGCGCTGGTGACCTTTCCGGCCAATGGCCGCAGTTTGCAACTGACGCCGCTGTTGCAGGACGAGTTTGCCGTCATTTTCCCCGCAGACTCCCCCGATTTGCCTGCCACGTTCACCCCGCACACCCTGGGGGCGCTCCCGTGGGTGGCTTTTGAATCCGGCAGCAGCACCCGTCGCCTGATTGATGGCTGGTTCCTTGGCGCTGGGGTTAAACCGGTGCCGATAATGGAATTGGGCAGCATCGAGGCGATCAAAGAGATGGTTGCCGCCGGGCTTGGGTACAGCATTGTGCCGCGCATGGCGCTCTCCGGCATCCGGGGAGACTCTCTTACGCCCGCGCTTGAGCGCACTTTAGGCATCGTACTGCGCCAGGATAAGCCGCTGAGCAGGGCGCTGCAGAAGGTGATCGCCAGCCTGCACGCCTTGAAAAAATAA
- a CDS encoding SfnB family sulfur acquisition oxidoreductase, whose protein sequence is MVVSVSPAPDAANFPHAEERTHRIVDDQQALDAARQVAAAAAPEAQLRDRQRRYPLQQLALFTQSGLGGISIPREYGGPALSFTTLAEVFRLISAVDPALGQIPQNHFGLIQLIRDAGNEEQKRRIFAAVLAGQRIGNGGPEKNSKHTLDMQSRLRQTADGLRFTGDKFYSTGALFAHIVAAKALDDRQQPVLALIPHPATGLAIVDDWSGMGQRTTASGTVRLREVLVDPDNVIPLLPLAERPTIQGAVSQLIQAAIDAGIAQGALDEATQFIRERSRPWIDAGVERNADDPYILADVGRLSMELSAANALLRRAAWTLDEIDRRPVTAESAAAASIAVAEAKVLTTEVALLASEKLFEWSGSRATLAEHGLDRHWRNARTHTLHDPVRWKYHAIGEYYLNGRFPARHSWI, encoded by the coding sequence ATGGTTGTTTCTGTTTCGCCTGCGCCGGATGCGGCCAATTTCCCTCACGCAGAAGAACGGACCCACAGGATTGTCGACGACCAACAGGCGCTGGATGCAGCACGGCAAGTCGCCGCGGCCGCCGCGCCTGAAGCCCAACTGCGTGACCGCCAACGGCGCTATCCGTTACAACAGCTGGCGCTGTTTACCCAATCTGGCCTCGGTGGCATTTCCATCCCGCGTGAATACGGCGGACCGGCACTGTCCTTTACCACGCTGGCGGAGGTGTTTCGCCTGATTTCCGCCGTTGATCCGGCGCTGGGGCAAATTCCGCAAAACCATTTCGGCCTGATTCAGTTAATCCGTGATGCCGGCAATGAAGAACAGAAACGGCGTATTTTCGCGGCGGTGCTGGCCGGCCAACGCATCGGGAACGGTGGCCCAGAGAAAAACAGCAAGCACACGCTGGATATGCAGAGCCGCTTACGGCAAACCGCAGACGGCCTGCGCTTTACCGGCGACAAGTTTTACTCCACCGGCGCGCTGTTCGCCCATATCGTCGCCGCCAAGGCACTCGACGATCGGCAACAGCCGGTACTGGCATTGATCCCCCACCCGGCGACAGGCCTGGCGATCGTCGATGACTGGTCCGGCATGGGGCAGCGCACCACCGCCAGCGGCACGGTGCGCCTGCGTGAGGTCCTGGTCGATCCGGACAATGTGATCCCGCTGCTGCCGCTGGCAGAAAGACCGACGATTCAGGGCGCCGTTTCCCAGCTGATTCAGGCCGCCATCGATGCCGGCATTGCGCAGGGCGCGCTGGACGAGGCTACCCAGTTTATTCGCGAGCGTTCTCGCCCCTGGATCGACGCAGGCGTCGAACGCAACGCTGACGATCCCTACATTCTGGCCGACGTCGGCCGGCTCAGCATGGAACTGAGCGCGGCGAACGCCCTGTTGCGCCGTGCGGCGTGGACGCTGGATGAGATCGACCGCCGACCGGTGACCGCCGAGAGCGCCGCAGCGGCGTCGATCGCCGTCGCCGAAGCCAAGGTGCTGACCACGGAAGTGGCGCTGTTGGCCAGCGAAAAACTGTTCGAATGGTCCGGCAGCCGCGCCACGCTGGCGGAGCACGGCCTCGATCGTCACTGGCGTAACGCACGCACCCACACGTTGCACGATCCGGTGCGCTGGAAATACCACGCCATTGGCGAGTACTACCTCAACGGCCGCTTTCCGGCGCGCCATTCGTGGATTTAA
- a CDS encoding SfnB family sulfur acquisition oxidoreductase: protein MTTQVASQRVAQRITSPEQALETAYRLAEQFSPTAAERDSQRRLPVAELADLFASGLGAITVPHEFGGPGLSNRVLAQVIAILSQGDASIGQVPQNHYYALEVLRVNGSPQQQRRLYQEALDGVHFGNALAEFAGKAAHHRSTSLARHESQWQLSGQKFYATGALYAGRIPTAARGEDGKEQLVFLPRNTPGLSITDDWSGFGQRTTGSGSVTLEQCPVDEEDIVPFQTAFERPTPVGPLAQIMHAAIDQGIAKAAWQDMLQFVRSRSRPWIDAGVEHASEDPLTLDRIGKISARIQAGDALLAVAGDAIDVAQRHSDAQSVAQASIEVATARAWTTEVALAAGNLLFELAGSRATLQEYNLDRHWRNARTHTLHDPVRWKYPAIGNYVLNGVLPPRRGTL, encoded by the coding sequence ATGACCACCCAGGTAGCCTCTCAACGCGTGGCGCAACGCATTACCAGCCCCGAACAGGCGCTGGAGACCGCATACCGGCTGGCGGAGCAATTCAGCCCGACCGCCGCCGAGCGTGACAGCCAACGACGATTGCCGGTTGCCGAACTGGCAGACCTGTTCGCCTCTGGCCTCGGCGCGATTACCGTGCCGCACGAATTTGGCGGCCCGGGGTTGTCGAACCGCGTGCTGGCGCAGGTCATCGCTATTCTCAGCCAGGGCGATGCGTCGATCGGCCAGGTGCCGCAAAACCATTATTACGCGCTGGAAGTGCTGCGGGTGAACGGTTCGCCGCAGCAGCAACGGCGGCTGTACCAGGAAGCGCTGGACGGAGTGCATTTCGGCAATGCGCTGGCGGAGTTTGCCGGCAAGGCCGCCCACCACCGCAGCACCTCGCTGGCCAGGCATGAAAGCCAATGGCAACTGTCCGGCCAAAAATTTTACGCTACCGGCGCGTTGTACGCCGGGCGCATCCCGACCGCCGCGCGGGGCGAAGACGGTAAAGAACAGTTGGTGTTTTTGCCGCGCAATACGCCTGGCCTGAGCATCACCGACGACTGGTCCGGCTTTGGTCAGCGCACCACCGGCAGCGGCAGCGTGACGCTGGAACAGTGCCCGGTCGATGAAGAGGATATCGTGCCCTTCCAGACGGCGTTTGAACGGCCGACGCCGGTGGGCCCGCTGGCGCAAATCATGCACGCCGCCATCGATCAGGGCATTGCCAAAGCCGCGTGGCAGGACATGCTGCAATTTGTTCGCAGCCGTTCGCGCCCGTGGATTGATGCCGGCGTCGAACATGCCAGCGAGGACCCGTTGACGCTGGACCGCATAGGCAAAATTTCCGCCCGCATTCAGGCCGGCGACGCCCTGCTGGCGGTGGCCGGTGACGCCATCGATGTCGCTCAGCGCCACAGCGATGCCCAGTCGGTCGCGCAAGCCTCGATTGAGGTCGCCACAGCGCGCGCCTGGACCACCGAGGTCGCCCTGGCCGCCGGCAATCTGCTGTTTGAGCTGGCCGGTAGCCGTGCCACGCTGCAGGAATATAACCTCGATCGCCACTGGCGCAACGCCCGAACCCACACCTTGCATGACCCGGTACGCTGGAAATACCCGGCGATCGGCAATTACGTGCTGAACGGGGTGCTGCCGCCGCGCCGGGGGACACTGTAA
- a CDS encoding LLM class flavin-dependent oxidoreductase has product MNAVAKEVLLNAFNMNCVGHIHHGMWTHPQDRSTEFNQLSYWTELAQLLERGLFDGLFIADILGVYDVYQQNIALTARESIQLPVNDPLLLVSAMAGVTQHLGFGITANLSYEAPYPFARRMSTLDHLTQGRIGWNIVTGYLDSAARAMGLNEQIGHDRRYDQADEFLDVAYRLWEGSWEDDAVLADRQRRIYADAQKIHKVTHRGEFYQVEGYHLSSPSPQRTPLLFQAGSSARGIQFAARHAECTFVNHATPAVMKAQVDKLRTAAVAAGRQRQDLKVFMGVGVIVAPTAAEAQDKHREYLRYASPEAGLAHFSSSTGIDLSRFGLDDPIQAGPTQAIESVTQTYRGWTRRQLLEQHAMGGRYPLVVGDPQQVADRLLQWVDQADIDGFNLTRIVNPGSYRDFIDLVVPELQARGRYKTAYRAGSLRQKLFRQQDRLPHSHPAASWRLGAPLPV; this is encoded by the coding sequence ATGAACGCTGTCGCCAAAGAGGTCCTGCTGAACGCCTTCAACATGAACTGCGTCGGCCATATTCATCACGGCATGTGGACCCATCCGCAGGATCGCTCCACCGAATTCAACCAGCTCAGCTACTGGACCGAGCTGGCGCAGTTGCTGGAGCGCGGGCTGTTCGACGGGTTGTTCATCGCCGATATCCTCGGCGTTTACGATGTCTATCAGCAAAACATCGCCCTGACCGCCCGCGAGTCGATACAGCTGCCGGTTAACGATCCGCTGCTGCTGGTGTCGGCGATGGCCGGAGTGACCCAACATCTGGGCTTCGGCATCACCGCCAACCTGAGTTATGAAGCGCCCTATCCCTTTGCCCGCCGCATGTCGACGCTGGACCATCTGACCCAGGGCCGCATCGGCTGGAATATCGTCACCGGCTACCTGGACAGCGCCGCGCGCGCGATGGGGTTGAACGAACAGATCGGTCACGATCGCCGTTACGATCAGGCCGATGAGTTTCTCGACGTTGCCTATCGGTTATGGGAAGGCAGTTGGGAAGATGACGCCGTGCTGGCCGACCGTCAACGACGGATTTACGCCGATGCGCAGAAGATCCACAAGGTTACCCACCGCGGCGAATTTTATCAGGTGGAGGGCTATCACCTGTCTTCGCCTTCGCCGCAGCGTACCCCGCTGCTGTTCCAGGCCGGCAGCTCGGCACGGGGGATTCAGTTCGCCGCCCGCCACGCGGAGTGCACCTTCGTTAACCACGCCACCCCGGCGGTAATGAAAGCGCAGGTGGACAAGCTGCGTACCGCAGCGGTGGCGGCCGGCCGCCAGCGACAGGATTTGAAAGTGTTTATGGGGGTCGGCGTTATCGTTGCGCCAACCGCCGCCGAGGCGCAGGACAAACACCGTGAATATCTGCGTTACGCCAGCCCTGAAGCCGGTCTGGCGCATTTTTCCAGTTCGACCGGCATCGATCTTTCACGCTTTGGCCTGGACGACCCGATCCAGGCCGGGCCGACGCAGGCCATTGAATCGGTAACCCAAACCTACCGCGGCTGGACCCGCCGCCAACTGCTGGAACAGCACGCCATGGGCGGACGTTATCCGTTGGTGGTGGGCGATCCGCAACAGGTGGCGGACAGGTTGCTGCAATGGGTGGATCAAGCCGATATCGACGGGTTTAACCTGACGCGCATCGTTAACCCAGGCAGCTACCGCGATTTTATCGATCTGGTGGTGCCGGAGTTGCAAGCGCGTGGCCGCTACAAAACCGCCTACCGCGCCGGCAGCCTGCGGCAAAAGCTGTTTCGACAGCAGGACCGCTTGCCGCACAGCCATCCGGCGGCCAGCTGGCGTCTGGGCGCGCCTTTACCCGTTTGA
- a CDS encoding MetQ/NlpA family ABC transporter substrate-binding protein — protein sequence MTIPFRTVTLLFSALLAISGPAAAANEYSGALKVGTTAAFAPPLEVAAEEARKQGLKVDIVEFSDWTAPNVSLENGDIDVNLFQHLPFLHNANKEGNFHLVAYAPAIINNVGLYSKKYRSIADLPEGAKVAIANDVINGGRGLLLLQKAGLIKLKAGSGLQATQADIVSNPKHINIIEVEAVQLARTLEEVDLAQGYPHYLRLSGTVDPNSALLFDGLENPEYVIQFVVRDGHQDDPRLRKFVDVYQHSPVVRAKLDSFYGKLYQPGWSQ from the coding sequence ATGACAATACCCTTTCGGACAGTAACACTGCTGTTTTCGGCGCTGCTGGCGATCTCAGGCCCGGCGGCTGCGGCCAATGAGTACAGCGGAGCCCTGAAAGTCGGCACCACCGCCGCCTTCGCCCCGCCGCTGGAGGTAGCGGCGGAAGAGGCTCGCAAACAGGGACTGAAGGTCGACATCGTCGAATTCAGCGACTGGACCGCACCGAACGTCAGCCTGGAAAACGGCGATATCGACGTCAACCTGTTCCAGCACTTGCCGTTCCTGCACAACGCCAATAAAGAAGGCAATTTCCACCTGGTGGCCTATGCCCCGGCGATCATCAATAACGTCGGGCTGTACTCCAAAAAATACCGGAGCATCGCCGATCTGCCGGAGGGTGCCAAAGTGGCGATCGCCAACGACGTGATTAACGGTGGCCGCGGCCTGTTGCTGTTGCAAAAGGCCGGGTTGATTAAGCTCAAGGCGGGCTCCGGCCTGCAGGCCACCCAGGCAGACATCGTCAGTAACCCTAAACATATCAACATTATCGAAGTGGAAGCGGTGCAACTGGCACGCACGCTGGAGGAAGTTGACCTGGCGCAGGGCTATCCGCACTACCTGCGGCTGTCCGGCACCGTCGATCCCAACAGCGCCCTGCTGTTCGACGGCCTGGAAAACCCGGAGTACGTGATCCAGTTCGTGGTCCGCGATGGCCATCAGGACGACCCGCGTCTGCGCAAGTTTGTCGACGTTTACCAGCATTCGCCGGTCGTGCGCGCCAAACTCGACAGTTTCTACGGCAAGCTGTATCAGCCGGGCTGGAGCCAGTAG
- a CDS encoding methionine ABC transporter ATP-binding protein, which translates to MSSLILSNPDALVADEVVRRHDDTHLRFTRLSKRYPGQLTEALKEISLGIRRGEIFGIIGRSGAGKSSLIRTINRLERPSGGSVEVDGVDIGQLNEDQLVAYRRRTGMIFQHFNLLSAKTVRQNIELPLRVAGVPVAERRSRVDALLELVGLSDYPDAYPAQLSGGQKQRVGIARALVHNPELLLCDEATSALDPETTRAILALLRRINREFNITIVLITHEMEVIHDICHRVAVLERGEIIECGPVWQVYGNPQQKTTRILLTPSHDRLPEEWVGRIAATPPTPDAAQLIRLRYRGQGASLELNRVLAAFQGSVTLVESAIEHIQGRTIGYLLLTVTPSLNDRTIPQTLADSVEVLGYVTVA; encoded by the coding sequence ATGTCCAGCCTGATTTTGTCTAACCCGGATGCCCTCGTCGCCGACGAGGTGGTGCGCCGCCATGATGACACCCACCTGCGCTTTACCCGGCTCAGCAAGCGTTACCCCGGCCAACTGACCGAGGCGCTGAAGGAGATCTCCCTGGGCATTCGCCGTGGGGAGATATTCGGCATTATCGGCCGCAGCGGCGCCGGCAAGTCGTCCCTGATCCGCACCATCAATCGGCTGGAACGCCCCAGCGGCGGCAGCGTGGAGGTCGATGGCGTTGATATCGGCCAATTGAATGAAGATCAACTGGTGGCCTACCGGCGGCGCACCGGCATGATTTTCCAGCACTTCAACCTGCTGTCGGCCAAAACCGTCCGGCAGAATATCGAGTTGCCGCTGCGAGTGGCGGGCGTGCCCGTCGCCGAGCGGCGCAGCAGAGTGGACGCATTGCTGGAACTGGTCGGGCTGAGCGACTACCCGGACGCCTATCCGGCGCAGCTTTCCGGCGGGCAGAAACAGCGGGTCGGCATTGCCAGGGCGCTGGTGCATAACCCCGAATTGCTGTTGTGCGATGAAGCCACCTCCGCGCTCGATCCGGAAACCACCCGCGCCATTCTGGCGCTGTTACGGCGCATCAACCGTGAGTTCAACATCACCATCGTGCTGATTACCCATGAAATGGAGGTGATCCATGATATCTGCCACCGGGTGGCGGTGCTGGAACGGGGTGAGATTATCGAATGCGGCCCGGTGTGGCAGGTGTACGGCAACCCGCAGCAGAAAACGACCCGCATCCTGCTGACCCCTTCACACGATCGCTTGCCGGAGGAATGGGTTGGGCGGATTGCCGCCACGCCCCCCACGCCGGATGCAGCGCAATTGATCCGGTTACGCTACCGCGGCCAAGGAGCATCGCTGGAGTTAAACCGCGTGCTGGCGGCTTTTCAGGGCAGCGTGACGCTGGTGGAAAGCGCCATTGAACATATTCAGGGGCGCACCATCGGTTATCTGCTGCTGACCGTGACGCCGTCACTGAATGATCGAACCATTCCGCAGACGCTGGCCGACAGCGTGGAGGTCCTGGGTTATGTCACTGTTGCTTGA
- a CDS encoding methionine ABC transporter permease, which translates to MSLLLERLWAGFLDTLLMVGVSSLLALVLGLPLAILLVVSERGGLYEQVGVQRVLGGLVNLFRSIPFLILMVALIPFTRMIVGTSYGVWAAVVPLTIAAMPFFARIAEVSLREVDQGLVEAAQAMGCRRGHIIRHVLLPEAMPGIVSGFTITLVTMINASAMAGAIGAGGLGDLAYRYGYQRFDTQVMLTVIVVLVALVTLLQFFGDRLSRRLNHRH; encoded by the coding sequence ATGTCACTGTTGCTTGAACGGCTGTGGGCCGGATTTCTCGATACGTTGCTGATGGTGGGCGTTTCTTCCCTGTTGGCGCTGGTGCTGGGATTGCCGCTGGCGATCCTGTTGGTGGTCAGTGAACGCGGCGGATTGTATGAACAGGTTGGCGTTCAGCGGGTGCTCGGCGGGTTGGTGAATCTGTTCCGCTCGATCCCCTTTTTGATCCTGATGGTGGCGCTGATCCCCTTCACCCGCATGATTGTCGGCACCTCTTATGGCGTATGGGCCGCCGTGGTGCCGCTGACCATCGCCGCCATGCCGTTTTTCGCGCGTATCGCCGAAGTCAGTCTGCGAGAGGTGGACCAGGGGCTGGTTGAAGCGGCGCAGGCAATGGGTTGCCGCCGTGGGCATATCATTCGCCATGTGCTGTTGCCGGAAGCCATGCCCGGTATTGTCAGCGGCTTTACCATCACCCTGGTGACCATGATTAACGCCTCTGCGATGGCAGGAGCAATAGGCGCGGGCGGCCTGGGTGACCTGGCGTACCGTTATGGGTACCAGCGTTTCGACACCCAGGTAATGCTCACCGTCATCGTGGTATTGGTGGCGCTGGTGACCCTGCTGCAATTTTTTGGCGATCGGCTTTCCCGCCGGTTAAACCACCGTCATTAA
- a CDS encoding sulfonate ABC transporter substrate-binding protein — MKKLKASLIAAALLAGTFALPAVAAQEKPQQITIGYQKANIFALLKYRGTLEKTLTPQGINVRWIEFPAGPQMLEGLNVGSIDLAATGDAPPAFAQAAKAELIYLGHSPASPKTEAIVVPQDSPIKTVADLKGKRVALNKGSDVNYLLVSALEQAGLSYKDVTPVYLPPSDARAAFQRGSVDAWVIWDPYYAEVETHANARLLKDAEGLVPHYTFYLASRHFAETYPDSAKLVIGQLSELSAWANAHQDDAAKILAQSTGLDQAIWARALARMPFGSQRMTPAVFAEQQQLADKFTAIGLLPVKVDIGAARWSEDK, encoded by the coding sequence ATGAAAAAACTGAAAGCCTCGCTGATCGCCGCTGCGCTGCTAGCGGGGACATTCGCCCTGCCGGCCGTGGCGGCGCAGGAAAAACCGCAGCAAATCACCATCGGTTACCAGAAAGCCAATATTTTCGCCCTGCTGAAATATCGCGGTACGCTGGAGAAAACCCTGACGCCGCAGGGCATCAACGTGCGCTGGATTGAGTTTCCCGCCGGGCCACAAATGCTCGAAGGGCTGAACGTCGGCAGCATTGATCTGGCGGCGACCGGCGATGCGCCACCGGCCTTTGCCCAGGCCGCCAAAGCCGAGTTGATCTATCTGGGGCATTCGCCGGCCAGCCCGAAAACCGAAGCCATCGTGGTGCCGCAGGATTCGCCGATCAAAACCGTTGCCGACCTCAAGGGCAAACGCGTGGCGCTGAACAAAGGCTCCGACGTCAACTACCTGTTGGTCAGCGCGCTTGAACAGGCCGGGCTGAGCTACAAAGACGTGACGCCGGTGTATTTGCCGCCGAGTGACGCCCGCGCCGCCTTCCAGCGCGGCAGCGTCGACGCCTGGGTGATTTGGGACCCTTACTACGCCGAGGTGGAAACCCACGCCAACGCCCGTCTGCTGAAGGATGCCGAAGGTCTGGTGCCGCATTACACCTTCTATCTCGCCAGCCGCCACTTTGCCGAAACCTACCCGGACAGCGCAAAATTGGTGATCGGCCAGCTAAGTGAACTGAGCGCCTGGGCCAATGCCCATCAGGACGACGCGGCGAAGATCCTGGCGCAAAGCACCGGGTTGGATCAGGCCATTTGGGCCAGAGCCCTCGCCCGCATGCCGTTCGGCAGCCAACGCATGACGCCGGCGGTATTTGCCGAACAGCAGCAATTAGCCGACAAGTTCACCGCGATTGGCCTGCTGCCGGTCAAGGTGGACATCGGCGCCGCACGCTGGTCCGAGGATAAGTAA